CGGGCGGATCGCCACCGCGAGCGGCGACTCCAAATGGATTTCCGGCCCGGAGGCGCGGAAATTTGCGCATCAACTGAGGGCCGATTCCGATGCGGTGGTAGTGGGAGCCGGAACAGTCCTGGCGGATAATCCGCACCTGACGGTAAGGCTGGTGAAGGGGAAGAATCCGTATCGGATTGTCTTGTCGCGGCACCCCAATTTTCCGACCACGATCAATCTTTTCAGGCACAACCGTGACGCGCGCACAATTCTGGCGACGTCGCGGGCGGGAGCATCGAAATTTAAGGTGAAGAATGTGACGGTCTGGACAATTGAGGAGAATAAGCATGGTCTGTTGCTGTCGGATTTTTTGGAGAAGGCGGCGCAGTTCGGCCTTATTTCTATTCTGGTGGAGGGGGGCGGCCGACTGGCAACCTCATTGATACATGAAGGGCTGGTGGATAAACAGTATTTGCTGATTGCACCGATGATTATCGGGCGCGGTACAGAGGCGGTGGGGGAACTGAATATTCGTAAATTGGCGGATGCGGTCAGATATAAGGAATGGTTGTTTGAGCCCTGCGGCCAGGATGTGTTGTTCACCGGCTATCCGAGGAAAAAGTGATGTTTACCGGAATCATAGAAACATGCGGCATGATTGTTCGGATAAGTTCCAGGGGTGATTATAAGGAATTGAGAATCAGGTCGGAAAGTGAGCTGTCGGATCTCATTATCGGGGAATCTATTGCCGTGGATGGGTGCTGTCTGACGGTGACGGAAAAAAGCAGAGATGATCTTACGGTTGAAGTATCGCCGGAATCGCTGAAATTGACGATTATCGGCGATTATCGAATCGGAACAAGAGTCAATCTGGAGCGTTCCCTATTGCCGACGACCCGGATGGGAGGGCATTTTGTCACCGGGCATATCGACACAATCGGCCGGGCGGCGGAGATTGGCAAGGAAGGGAATGTTTTGGAGCTGACGGTTAAATTTTCGGCGGCTTATGCCGAGTTTATGGTGTCCAAAGGTTCGGTGGCGATAAACGGCATCAGCCTCACTGTTAATCAAGTTGAAAGCGAATCATTCAAAGTGAATTTGATACCACATACGCGAATGGTGACGACCCTCGATTTGCTGAAAACCGGCGATAAGGTGAATCTGGAATTCGACCTTATCGGGAAATACATAGTGCAATTACTGAAGAAAAACAACAGAGACAGTTTGACTTTGGATAAATTGATTCAAAGCGGCTGGTGATGATTTCAGGGAGATAAGATGAGCGAGTTTGACAAAATTCCCGAGGCCATAGAGGAGATCAGACAGGGGCGGATGATAATTGTGGTTGATGATGAAGACCGTGAGAATGAGGGGGACTTCATAATGGCGGCGGAAACGGTGACACCCGAAAATATCAATTTCCTGGCTATGCACGGCCGGGGTTTGATTTGCACTCCGTTGACCTCCGACCGAATCGAGCGGTTGAAACTTCATCCGATGGTGGAAAGCAACAGCGCTCTTCACGGCACGCGATTTACAATATCGGTTGATGCCTGCAAGGGGACAACTACCGGGATTTCGGCGGCCGACCGGGCCCGCACCATACTGGTGCTGGCGGCGGAGGATTCGGCACCGGAGGACCTTTGCCGTCCGGGGCACATATTCCCCATTCAGGCGCTTGACGGCGGGGTACTTGCGCGGGCCGGACATACCGAAGCGACGGTCGATCTCTGCCGCCTGGCCGGTCTGAAGCCAATCGGAGTGCTTTGCGAGATTATGGATAAAGATGGCACCATGGCGCGGGTCCCGAAACTGATGGAAATTGCCCGAGAGTTCAAGCTGAAATTGGTCACGGTTAAGGACCTGATTGAATATCGCCGCCGCAACGAGAAACTGGTCGAGAAAATTGCGGTGGTTAACTTCCCCACCCGGTACGGGCAATTCGCTCTTCACCTTTATAAATCGCAGACCGACGAGCACCATCATATGGCCATTGTGAAGGGAGAGGTGGCGGGAAAGAAAGATGTTATGGTTAGAGTGCATTCGCAGTGCCTCACCGGGGATGTATTCGGTTCGGCCCGTTGCGACTGCGGCGACCAGTTGGCCACGGCGCTCACCATGATTGAAAAAGAAGGATGCGGAGTGCTTCTTTATATGCGTCAGGAGGGGCGCGGCATCGGTCTGGCCAATAAAATCCTGGCCTACAGGCTTCAGGACCAGGGTCGAGATACGGTTGAGGCGAATGTGGAGCTGGGATTTCCCGCCGATCTCCGCGATTACGGTATTGGGGCCCAAATTCTGGTTGACTTGGGCCTGACCACCATAAGGCTTATCACCAACAACCCCCGCAAGGTGGTCGGCCTTGAAGGGTACGGCCTGACTATCACCGACCGAATATCGATTCAGATACCGCCGACCAAACATAATTTGAAATATCTTGAAACCAAACGTGATAAACTGGGACATCTATTTTCAATGCTATAGGAGTCTGTATGCCACATAAAGAAATTGCCGCGAAACTGAATGCCTCCGGGCTGAAATTCGGAATTGTTGTCAGTCGTTTCAATAATCTACTGACATCGAAACTGCTGGAAGGGGCTATTGACTGCCTGATCCGTCACCAGGCCGAGGAGACGGCGATCACAGTCGCTTGGGTACCCGGTTCGTTTGAAATTCCGTATGCCGCCTCGAAAATGGTTAATACGAAGAAGTACGATGCCATCCTTTGCCTGGGGGCGGTGATAAAAGGGGATACGCCGCATTTTGATTATATCGCCAACGAGACCTCTAAAGGTATCGCCCGGCTGGCGCTCGATTCGGGACAGCCGGTGATTTACGGTATTATCACCGCCGATACGCTGGAGCAGGCGATTGAAAGGGCCGGCACCAAAGCGGGCAATAAGGGGTGGGACGCCGCCCTGACCGGGATCGAGATGGCCAATCTGTATCGCGAAATTGATAAATAATGAGTACGCGACGCCGCGCCCGCGAGTATGTGCTTAAGGCCCTTTATGCATTTGAGCAGGGGGGGCAGAGCCGGGAGAATATTTCCGCCTCTATAATTGACCGGGGAGGGCTTGACCCCAAGGGAGCCGAGTTTGCTCATGCCCTTTATAAATCCGTGCTCGACAATGTTAAGGAGATTGATAAGTACATTGTGAAGCTGGCCACCAACTGGAAAATCGACCGGATAGCGATTGTTGACAAGAATATTCTCCGGATGGCGATTGGCGAGGTGGAACATATGCCGGATACTCCGATAAAGGTGGCCATTGATGAGGCGATTGAACTGGCCAAGAAATACAGCACGCTGGAATCGGCGGCATTTGTGAACGGGATACTGGACCGGGTGCTGCGGGATAAGGGGGAGTAGCCTCATTATCGATAAGGACTTTTGATTCCATGTCGATCCAGAAAAGTCCCTAGAGGGGTTTGATCCGCGCAGTCAGTGATTTAAATAAAGAGGGGATTGGCGCGATGCCAATCCCCTTGTCGTTTGGTAGATTTTTTATCCGGCAGAAACCGGGAACCATCGACTAATAGCGACGTCCTCCGCCTCCGAAACCGCCGCGGTCCCGACCGCCACCGCTGCTGCGACCGCCGCCGCCGCCGCCACCGCCCTCGGTGCGCGGACGCGCTTCGTTGACATTCAGAGTCCGGCCGTGCAATTCCTTGCCGTTCAGACCGGCAATAGCCGCATCGGCCTCGCTCTTGTTAGACATTTCCACGAAACCAAACCCTCTGGGCTCGCCACTGAATCTGTCCTTAATTATGGTCACTTTGTCGACCGGGCCAAAACTCTCAAATTCCTGGCGAAGATCTTCTTCTGCCGTCTCGCGCGACAGGTTGCCGACGTAGATATTCATTCTACTCTCCGGTTTCGTTTATCCCTCGACGAATTTCGTTCAGACAAATCGTGATGGAAGATAAACTGGTTCTTGCGCACCATTGCGCTGTGTCTCTTGTCTTTGATTTTTGCAAGATATTGATTGATTGATCCCAACCTTGAAAATCTAATATAAGAGACCGATTGTCATGCTTTTAATATATCGGCATAAAGCCGGTTGTCAATAGTATTTTTATCACAAAGTTGCTAAACACTAATCGGATGGTAGAGTTTCCAAGAGTTATTTTTCCGCAGAAGAACGGGGGAAATAAAACCGACTAAAATTCCAAATTCTTTCTGGACAAACGAAGAAATTCTATTATATTTACAACTCTATTTTGTATAATGAGTTAGCCAATTAGGATGACATGAGGTAACATTGGATTCAGCCAAGCTTCCCCAGAGCCGAAAAGAACCTTTTGATCGTATTAACGCCCTGGTTGCCGCCGGTGTTTTTATAATTGCATTTATTGTTTATTTTCTTACCAAGGCGCCCACGCTCTCATTCTGGGATTGTGGCGAATTTATAACCGCCGCCTATACTCTTGGTGTACCACACCCCCCGGGGTCGCCCCTGTGGGTGCTTATGGGGCGCATTTTTGCTCTCCTGCCGATCGCAGGTGATATTGCGGTTCGAATCAATATCTTTTCGGTTCTATGTTCCGCCACCGCAACGACCTTTGGTTATCTGATTGTTGTCCGATTGATAAGTTACTGGTACGACGATAGAGAGAATATCTATAATCGAATAATCGCTTATATCGGCGGGTTCACCGGGGCGCTTTTTATGGCTTTCGGCAGCACCAATTGGGGGAATTCGGTTGAGACCGAAGTCTATTCTCTGGCGATGCTCTTTATGATCGTCATTTACTGGCTGGCTTTGCGATATTTTCAGGACAAGGAGACCGCCTCGGGCACTCGCACCATGCTTCTGATTCTTTTTCTGGGGATGCTGGGTATCGGAGTTCATTTGTCCATGTTTGTGGTCATGCCGGTTCTGGGACTCTATTTTATTCTGGACAAAAAGGCCGGGCCCAGGGAATGGGCCATCGTGTCATTTTTCTTTATGGCCGAGCTTTATTTCATATTTGAGCTGTCATCACGACCAGGTGAAGTCCCGATCTATCTTCCGACCCTGATTCTCTTTATAATCTTTCTTTTCCATTCCGGTCTGGCGGCAAAATGGTCGCGGCCGTGTTTGATTTCGGTGGCCTTATATCTGGTTTCTCTTTATCCCTTATATCTGGTGATATGGTCGGCTTTTGCCGAGAATATTCTGCATAAGGATATCGTGTCGACCATAGATAGTCTCAAGGGAATTCCTCTGGGCTGGATTGGATTGATCGCCCTGGTCCTCTGGGGATTGGTGGCTCTCTTTAAATATCTCTCCGGGCGTGATGATCCGGAGGTAGCGGAAGTCTGGCTACTTCCGGCAATCTATTCTCTGGCACCGATAATGTTAATTATGGTCGGTTTGATATTCAATGGGTATTTATCTTTTATCATTCTGTCAATTTTCGCCATGGCGGCCGTGGGGGTGCTGCTCTGGCGTCATACAAACTGGCTGGTGCTGGTGGGGGTCATTTCCCTATCGCTGGTTATTCTGGGTTTCTGGCAGTTGGTGGTCGGTTTGGTAGCGGGTTCCCTGGTGATCATTATTCTTGGTTACTGGTTTAAGGATAAGGGCTGGAAGACGGCACTTCTGATAATTCTTCTGGCGGCGGCGGGATATTCCATCCATTTTTCCATTCCGATTCGGTCGGCGCAGAAGCCTACCCTCGATATGAACAGCCCATCCAAATCGCTTGACGCCATGGTCGGTTATCTGGAGCGAAAGCAATATGGCAGCGAATCGATGGTGCACCGGATGTTTGTCCGGCGGGGATCATGGGAAAATCAGTTCGGCAACTATCAGAGAATGGGTTTTTGGGGATTTTTCAAGGAGCAGTATGGATTTCCCGGCCCGCGGTTTTTTGCGGTGTTTGTGCTCGGGTTGCTGGGGATATGGGAATCTATCCGGCGAAAACCGGATATCGGTCTGCCGCTTTTGGTGCTTATTTTGATTTGTTCGGTCGGGTTGGTGCTCTATATGAATTTTGCCGACGGCACCCGCCAGAATCCGATTACGGGAGAAGACTATCTGGAGGTCAGGGACCGCGATTATTTTTTCACGCCGGCGTTCATATTTTTCGGGCTGGCTATCGGCCTGGGTATCGCCGCGGTCATGGATTTGATCCGGGAGACGACGAGTAATCTCAAACCGGCCTTAAGCAAGTCTCTGTTCGGGGCGACCGCTCTTCTGGTGCTGCTGCCGCTGGTACCGCTTCGGGCCAACTATTTTATCAGCGACCGGTCGCGCAATTTCATGCCATATGATTATTCGAGAAATTATCTGGAGACATGCGAAAAGGATGCCATAGTCTTCACCAACGGCGATAATGATACTTTCCCCCTCTGGTGTCTTCAGCAGGTTTATGGTATCCGGCGCGATGTGCGGGTGGTCAATCTTTCGCTGGCCAATACCCCCTGGTATGTCAAGCAGCTGCGTGACAAATCGGGCGTTCCTCTGGATTTGAGCGACGAGGCTATTGACAGGCTGCGGCCGTATTACATCAACGATACCGACATATCGCGTATCCAGGATCAGATTGTAGAGCATGTTCTTGAGGCCAACAAATGGCGCTATCCGGTTTATATGACCGTGACCGTTCCGGAGTCGAGCAAACGTTTCCACGGCCAGTCGCTGAATGATAATCTGGTGCTGGAAGGGATGGTATACCATCTGACTCCGAAAAAGGGGCGGAATCAAATCAATTATGAAAAGACGCGGCGCCTTTTCCTGCAAGAATACAGTTATCGCGGCGTTTCCGACCCTGCTGTTTACAAGGATGAGAATGCCCGGCGGCTGATCGGCAACTATGCGCAAGGGTACCTGGTGATAGCCGATTCGATCCGTCGCGCGGGGGATATGGTCGGGGCTTTCGACATGGTCAAGCAAGGGATGAAAGTGCTGCCCTGGTCATACGACCTGTATGCTTATGGCGCCCAGTTGCTGGCGCAGATGGGCCGCACCGATACCATGAGGGCGTTTGTTGAAAATGCTCCTACCGATGAAAAGTGGAAGCTCTATTTCAATTGGGGTATTTCAGCCAAAATTGCCGGGCGGGCCGAGGATGCGATTAAGACCCTTGAATTGACCCATAAGATGTATCCGGATTATGCCGACGCCTACCGCGCTCTGGTTACGATGTACTATGAAAATCGGTATTTCAGCGAATTACGAAAGCTGGTGGCTGATTGGGTAAGCCGGCATCCGGAGGACTCGGATTCGCGACGACTTCTTCGGGATATTCAGAATGTCAATCGCAGCGTCGATACGGCTGAAGGTATCCGCCGATGAACATTCTGGCCCTCAACTGGCAGGATATCAGCAATCCTCAGGCCGGCGGGGCCGAGGTACATCTGGAAGAGCTGCTCCGGCGGATTGTCAGAGCCGGACATCAGGTGACGCTCTTCTGCTCGGGGTACAAGGGTTCCCGGCCGGAAGAAGTGATTGAAGGTGTCAACATAATCAGGCGCGGCAACAGGTACAATTTCAATCTGGTGACCCCGTGGGAATTGCGGAACTTCGCCCGGAAGGGGCATTTTGATGTTCTCATTGAGGATATCAACAAGATTCCTTTCTACACGCCCTTGTACCTTAAGATGCCGACCCTGGTGGTTGTACCGCACCTGTTTTCGACGACGGTATTCAAGGAAATAAATTTCCTGCTGGGGCTTTATATTTATCTGGCCGAAAAGCCGCTGGTTCCATTTTATCGGGGCCGGAAATTTAATGTCATTTCGGAATCGACCAAGGATGATATCGCGCGGCGAGGGATACCGGTTGATGATATCTCGGTCGTGCACTGCGGTATCGAC
The Candidatus Zixiibacteriota bacterium genome window above contains:
- the ribD gene encoding bifunctional diaminohydroxyphosphoribosylaminopyrimidine deaminase/5-amino-6-(5-phosphoribosylamino)uracil reductase RibD — its product is GAVMVKKDRVVGQGYHEKAGGPHAEIVALNKARGAARGATLYVNLEPCCHYGRTHPCTDAIIKAGIREVVYSINDPNPTVNGKGAALLRRAGIKVTSGQLKDESEKLNEVYVKFIRTGKPFVILKTAESLDGRIATASGDSKWISGPEARKFAHQLRADSDAVVVGAGTVLADNPHLTVRLVKGKNPYRIVLSRHPNFPTTINLFRHNRDARTILATSRAGASKFKVKNVTVWTIEENKHGLLLSDFLEKAAQFGLISILVEGGGRLATSLIHEGLVDKQYLLIAPMIIGRGTEAVGELNIRKLADAVRYKEWLFEPCGQDVLFTGYPRKK
- a CDS encoding riboflavin synthase encodes the protein MFTGIIETCGMIVRISSRGDYKELRIRSESELSDLIIGESIAVDGCCLTVTEKSRDDLTVEVSPESLKLTIIGDYRIGTRVNLERSLLPTTRMGGHFVTGHIDTIGRAAEIGKEGNVLELTVKFSAAYAEFMVSKGSVAINGISLTVNQVESESFKVNLIPHTRMVTTLDLLKTGDKVNLEFDLIGKYIVQLLKKNNRDSLTLDKLIQSGW
- a CDS encoding bifunctional 3,4-dihydroxy-2-butanone-4-phosphate synthase/GTP cyclohydrolase II, which codes for MSEFDKIPEAIEEIRQGRMIIVVDDEDRENEGDFIMAAETVTPENINFLAMHGRGLICTPLTSDRIERLKLHPMVESNSALHGTRFTISVDACKGTTTGISAADRARTILVLAAEDSAPEDLCRPGHIFPIQALDGGVLARAGHTEATVDLCRLAGLKPIGVLCEIMDKDGTMARVPKLMEIAREFKLKLVTVKDLIEYRRRNEKLVEKIAVVNFPTRYGQFALHLYKSQTDEHHHMAIVKGEVAGKKDVMVRVHSQCLTGDVFGSARCDCGDQLATALTMIEKEGCGVLLYMRQEGRGIGLANKILAYRLQDQGRDTVEANVELGFPADLRDYGIGAQILVDLGLTTIRLITNNPRKVVGLEGYGLTITDRISIQIPPTKHNLKYLETKRDKLGHLFSML
- the ribH gene encoding 6,7-dimethyl-8-ribityllumazine synthase, producing the protein MPHKEIAAKLNASGLKFGIVVSRFNNLLTSKLLEGAIDCLIRHQAEETAITVAWVPGSFEIPYAASKMVNTKKYDAILCLGAVIKGDTPHFDYIANETSKGIARLALDSGQPVIYGIITADTLEQAIERAGTKAGNKGWDAALTGIEMANLYREIDK
- the nusB gene encoding transcription antitermination factor NusB; its protein translation is MSTRRRAREYVLKALYAFEQGGQSRENISASIIDRGGLDPKGAEFAHALYKSVLDNVKEIDKYIVKLATNWKIDRIAIVDKNILRMAIGEVEHMPDTPIKVAIDEAIELAKKYSTLESAAFVNGILDRVLRDKGE
- a CDS encoding RNA-binding protein, which produces MNIYVGNLSRETAEEDLRQEFESFGPVDKVTIIKDRFSGEPRGFGFVEMSNKSEADAAIAGLNGKELHGRTLNVNEARPRTEGGGGGGGGRSSGGGRDRGGFGGGGRRY
- a CDS encoding DUF2723 domain-containing protein; this translates as MDSAKLPQSRKEPFDRINALVAAGVFIIAFIVYFLTKAPTLSFWDCGEFITAAYTLGVPHPPGSPLWVLMGRIFALLPIAGDIAVRINIFSVLCSATATTFGYLIVVRLISYWYDDRENIYNRIIAYIGGFTGALFMAFGSTNWGNSVETEVYSLAMLFMIVIYWLALRYFQDKETASGTRTMLLILFLGMLGIGVHLSMFVVMPVLGLYFILDKKAGPREWAIVSFFFMAELYFIFELSSRPGEVPIYLPTLILFIIFLFHSGLAAKWSRPCLISVALYLVSLYPLYLVIWSAFAENILHKDIVSTIDSLKGIPLGWIGLIALVLWGLVALFKYLSGRDDPEVAEVWLLPAIYSLAPIMLIMVGLIFNGYLSFIILSIFAMAAVGVLLWRHTNWLVLVGVISLSLVILGFWQLVVGLVAGSLVIIILGYWFKDKGWKTALLIILLAAAGYSIHFSIPIRSAQKPTLDMNSPSKSLDAMVGYLERKQYGSESMVHRMFVRRGSWENQFGNYQRMGFWGFFKEQYGFPGPRFFAVFVLGLLGIWESIRRKPDIGLPLLVLILICSVGLVLYMNFADGTRQNPITGEDYLEVRDRDYFFTPAFIFFGLAIGLGIAAVMDLIRETTSNLKPALSKSLFGATALLVLLPLVPLRANYFISDRSRNFMPYDYSRNYLETCEKDAIVFTNGDNDTFPLWCLQQVYGIRRDVRVVNLSLANTPWYVKQLRDKSGVPLDLSDEAIDRLRPYYINDTDISRIQDQIVEHVLEANKWRYPVYMTVTVPESSKRFHGQSLNDNLVLEGMVYHLTPKKGRNQINYEKTRRLFLQEYSYRGVSDPAVYKDENARRLIGNYAQGYLVIADSIRRAGDMVGAFDMVKQGMKVLPWSYDLYAYGAQLLAQMGRTDTMRAFVENAPTDEKWKLYFNWGISAKIAGRAEDAIKTLELTHKMYPDYADAYRALVTMYYENRYFSELRKLVADWVSRHPEDSDSRRLLRDIQNVNRSVDTAEGIRR